From a region of the Ostrinia nubilalis chromosome 18, ilOstNubi1.1, whole genome shotgun sequence genome:
- the LOC135080350 gene encoding uncharacterized protein LOC135080350, with translation MNVISFLVLLTTFVSITRSSTYSEVKDNILTFLQRSIAGTKDEVPNLDYKKERKKDLQDAKTAQLKAKMLKNVKKTKEKDEPVIHQMKDQNIGRQRFHMDPVLNFLSRRSSSKNKGKDKSVSSSSSVELQDWKDEWKEHWIQKKFDAINSSAPRGDTVNMLAARPWGVPCGDPNQHDMPWGSCMLPMECESEYRIYRGDYFCGRTQFVCCALQLTTYDMYQGFDVSFADSSLATDSEEKRNREMGSKERRRKKKAREKRRRRRQRLKRKRQIKRNIRKIIKEIKRILNRAYRNGTTERKRKTKQLKKFIKSLKKQYKKDRYAVKNIHEYELLKIDEELQKKLKQIMGLNKDFISNSTFRDIIVNGTVTKEGVRMLVEAYPELRPIIDRTRRNNYEDRPDYLEYDIEYGLLYY, from the exons ATGAACGTCATCTCATTCCTCGTTCTACTTACCACATTCGTCTCAATCACTCGCTCATCAACGTACTCAGAAGTAAAGGACAATATCCTGACGTTTCTACAACGGTCAATAGCTGGCACAAAAGATGAAGTCCCAAATCTCGATtacaaaaaagaaagaaagaaggatCTTCAAGACGCAAAAACAGCACAACTCAAAGCGAAAATGTTAAAGAATGTGAAAAAGACGAAGGAAAAAGACGAGCCTGTAATACATCAAATGAAAGATCAAAACATAGGCAGACAGAGGTTCCACATGGATCCGGTGCTGAACTTCTTGAGTCGAAGGTCAAGCAGCAAGAACAAGGGCAAAGATAAATCAGTGTCGTCCAGTTCCAGCGTTGAGCTCCAGGACTGGAAAGATGAATGGAAGGAGCACTGGATACAGAAGAAGTTTGACGCAATCAATTCTTCTGCGCCTAGAGGAGATACTGTCAATATGCTTGCAGCTA GGCCGTGGGGAGTTCCGTGCGGGGATCCGAACCAACACGACATGCCCTGGGGATCCTGCATGCTGCCCATGGAATGCGAATCCGAATACAGGATATACAGAGGAGACTACTTCTGCGGGCGAACCCAGTTCGTATGCTGCGCTCTACAGCTAACCACCTACGATATGTACCAAGGATTCGACGTCTCATTTGCCGATTCAAGTCTCGCCACAGATTCAGAAGAAAAAAGGAACCGCGAAATGGGATCGAAAGAACGAAGACGAAAAAAGAAGGCTCGAGAAAAGAGACGTCGTAGGCGCCAGAGATTGAAGCGTAAAAGACAAATAAAGAGGAACATcaggaaaattattaaagaaatcaAAAGGATTCTGAACAGAGCGTATAGAAACGGGACGACGGAAAGAAAGAGGAAGACGAAGCAGCTGAAGAAGTTTATCAAAAGTCTAAAGAAACAGTACAAGAAAGATCGTTATGCAGTGAAGAATATCCACGAGTATGAATTGCTGAAAATTGACGAGGAGTTGCAGAAGAAACTCAAACAGATAATGGGGTTGAATAAGGACTTTATATCGAATAGCACTTTCAGGGATATCATTGTGAATGGAACGGTCACCAAGGAAGGTGTTAGGATGCTGGTGGAAGCTTATCCAGAGCTCAGGCCTATAATAGATAGGACGAGGCGAAACAACTATGAGGATAGGCCTGACTATTTAGAATACGATATAGAGTACGGTCTTCTTTATTACTGA